DNA from Intestinimonas massiliensis (ex Afouda et al. 2020):
ACCATTATTGGCCTGATGGTCGGCTCTCTGCCCGGTCTGAATGACTCCATCACCATGGCGGTCCTGATGCCCATGACTTTTGGTATGGATACGGAGCTGGCTATGGGCCTGCTGATCGGTATCTACTGTGCCTCCGCCTGCGGCGGCTCTATCCCTGCTATCCTTCTAAAGATCCCCGGAACGGCTTCCGCTTCCGTTACCGCCTTTGATGGCTACCCCATGGCGCAGCAGGGCCGTGCGGGCAAGGCTCTGGGTATTGCCACCATGTCCAGTTGGGTTGGCGGCATGGTGTCGGCCATTGTGCTTCTGACCCTGTGCCCCTTCCTGGCACAGCAGTCCCTGCGCTTCGGCCCTCCCGAATACTTCATGCTGACGGTTCTGGGCTTTGCCTCCGTCGTGGGTATGGCCGGTGAGAACGTTGGCAAGAGCATCATTGCCATTGCCTTTGGCCTGCTGATCGGCTGTATCGGCATGGACCCCCAGACCGGCTCCGCCCGCTTTACCTTTGGCAACATGTACCTGCAGGACGGCATCTCTCTGGTGCCCATGCTGATCGGTCTGTTTGGTATCACCTCCATTATGGAGTTGTTTGAGAGCTTCCACGGCAACGAGATTATCGCCGCCCTAAAGGAACAAAAGAATAAGATAACCAAGGTGGAGTTGCCCAACTGGAAGGAATGCAGGGAACTGCTTCCCACCTGGGCACAGTCCACCGTCATCGGCAACATTATTGGCATCATCCCCGGCGCCGGCATGATTATGGCCATCTTTATGGCCTATAACCAAGCGGTCACCAGTAATCCCGACAAGAAATTCGGTACCGGTGTGCCTCAGGGTATCGCCGCTCCCGAATGCGCCAACAACTCCGTTGTAGGCTCCTCCATGGTGCCGCTGCTGTCCCTGGGTATTCCCGGCAACTCTTCCTCAGCACTGTTCCTCAGCGCGCTGACCATTCAGGGTCTGCGTACCGGCCCCGCACTGTTCAACAACACTCCTGATGTAGCCTACATGATCGTGCTGGGCTTCCTGCTGTCCAACATTATCATGCTGCCTCTGGCTATTGGCTACACCAGTCTATTCGCCACCGCTGTTCTGCGTATGAAGCGGGAGATCCTCAGCGGTATTGTGATCGTTCTGTGTGTCACCGGCGCCTTTGCTGTTAAGAACAACATCTTCAATATTTATGTGATTATCGCCTTTGGCCTGATTGGCTACTTCTTTAACAAGTTCCACATTCCGCAGTCTCCCCTCATCCTTGCCTCCATTCTCGGCAAGATGATGGAAAGCAACTGGGTTCAGAGCATGGTGTTCTCTCACAACAATTTGGCTGTTTTCGTGACCAGACCCTTGAGCTGTGCGCTGCTGGTCATCTCCCTGGCGTTCATCGTTATTCCCATGATCAAATCCGCCAAGGACAAGAAAAAAGGCGTTGCAAAAGCTTAACAGGTCTGCAACAATCAGAATATCATACCGATCGCATCGTAAGACATTCGGAGTGTTCAGAATCCATTGAACACTCCGTTTTCTTTTTCTGTCGATGAAAACCCGCCCATTCCGCGGGAGGTTCCGCCCCGGAAACGGGCGAGGGAGGTATTATGGAAGCTGAAAAAATTCGAGAACTGAGTCTGGCCTGCCAGACAGAGGTTCTGGCGCTGCGGAAATATTTTCACTGCGCACCCGAGCTTTCCGCCAGAGAACAGTCCACAATGGCCGCCATCGCGGCTCAATTGCAAAAGAGCGACATCCCTTTTACGGTGATCCCCGATGGAGGTATTTTGGCACATCTGGACTGGGCTGACGCCAACGCACCGGACGCCCCCCATGTTTTGTTACGGGCGGACTGCGACGCGCTGCCCATACAGGAGTCTGAAACCAATGGAACATTTTCGAGGGCCTATCAAAGCGCCGTGCCCGGTGTGTCCCATATGTGCGGCCACGATGCCCACATGGCCATGCTGCTCGGTGCGGCCGGCGTTTTGAAGCAACTGCGCCAGGGTGACGCCACCCTTCGAGGCAGAGTTTATCTGCTGTTTGAGCGCGGCGAAGAGGGCGGCTGCAACTACTATTATATTTTGAAGTACATCCAAAGTAAGAAGATCCGAATCGACAGTTGCGTCGGTCTCCATGTGGCTCCCGACCTGCCTACCGGTTCTATCTGGCTGGAGGAAGGTCCCGGACATGCAGGAAACGTAAACTTTGAAATTGCCCTTACCGGGACGGGCGGCCACGGCTCCCGGCCGGATCTGGCCAATAACCCTCTGGACTGCTTCGTGGCCATTGCAAACGATCTGAATACCTTCCGAATGAAGTGCATTCCTCCGCAGGATATTCTTACTGTAAATATTGGAAGTGTCCACTGCGGCGCAAAGAGAAACATCGTTCCGCAGCGGCTGGAATTCAAGGGCACCTGCCGGTTTTACAATTCGAAATCCGGAAGCCGATTTAAGAAAAAACTGCGCCAGATCATTACAGCCAACGCCGACCTGTACGGCTGTCAGGCGGAGTTTGGGGTTTTCACCGGTCCCAGCATGGCACAGCTCAACCACCGGGAGGCTGCGGCTTTGGCGCGGAGCGCTTTTCGGGAAGTGTTTCCCGAGATCACGCAGATCGCGGAAAAGGAGCCGGAAATGAGCTCGGAGAGTTTCGGCGTGCTCTGCAGCTACTACCCCGGCATGATGGGGCTGCTGGGTACCGGCTGCCCGGAGAAGGGGACGACCCAGGGGCTCCACAATCCACAGTTTGACCTGGATACGGACGCGCTGCCCTACGGCGTGGCCGCCTATGCGGCCTATGCAATGAAATACCTAGAAGAAAATCCGCAATTTTCTTTCCAACCCTTCCCCGGAGACATAGACGAAATGATGGCTTATACCGACCGTCCCGTACCCCCGAGACTGGACCCGGAAATGTGAAAGGAGGAACCTTGTGGATTATGTAACTCTTGCATCCCATGCCATCCGTCAGTATGCGCCGGATCAGATTTTTACCGCGTCCCAGAGGGCCAAAGCGGATGCTGCCGCTCTGGGCGAGGACGCTGTCATCAACGCCACCTTGGGTGAGTGCTTGGATGACGACGGGAAGCTTATGGTACTTCCTACTGTAGAGCGGATGATCCGCCAGATGCCGGTCGAGGACATATGCAGCTATGCCCCCATTGCAGGCATCAAGGGATTTAACGAGGCCGTGCAGATCTCTCTGTTCGGTAAGTGTCTGGACCGGTTTTATGTGGAATCTGTGGCCACCCCCGGTGGATGCGGCGCTTTGCGCCACGCGATCTGGAACTTCCTGAACTTTGGAGACGCCTTGCTGACCACCAACTGGATCTGGGGACCCTACAAAAACATCTGCGAAGAGCATGGCCGCAGAATGGTTACCTTTGATATGTTCAACCGGGAAAACACCTTTAATCTGGAAGGTATGGATCGGGCTATCGGAGAGATTCTGGCCGTGCAGGAGCAGCTTTTGATGATTCTGAACACCCCAGCCAACAATCCCACGGGCTACTCCATGACAAAGCAGGAAATGGAACAGACTGTTGCCATTCTGAAAAAGCATGCCGCAGCCAATCCGGATAAAAACCTGACCTTCTGCCTGGATGTGTCCTACATCGACTTTGCCGGCAGCTTTGAAGAAAGCCGGGAGATCTTTGACGCCATTTTTGACATGCCTGCCAACACCATGACACTGTTGATTTTCAGCATGTCCAAAAGCTACACCATGTGCGGCATGCGCTGCGGCGCACTGGTATGCCTGGGCTCGACTGCGGAATCCGCTGCTGTTTTCAAGCAGGCGATGTCCTATTCCTCCCGTTCCACTTGGTCCAATGCGATTCACATGGCACAAAAGATCCTGGTGGACATCAACCTGAACCCGGAGATTCGTGAGCGGGTCAGTCAGGAGCGGGCCGTGTTCCGAAACACCATTACCAACCGGGGACGGACCTTCTGCGCTGCGGCGAAGGAGGCCAGCCTGGAAATCTGCCCCTATCAGTACGGCTATTTTGTGGCCATTCCCTGCAAAAACCCTGTGGAGACCGCCCGAATCCTGATGGATCAGCATATCTATGTGGTGCCCCAGGCCCAGGGGCTGCGGTTCTCCCCCTGCACGGTTACCACAGAAAAATGCCGGAAAGCTCCCGCTTTTATCAAGGCTGCCATGGAACAGACACAATGAGAAGGAGAGCAAGATGAAAATCACTGATGTAAAAGTTATCCCGGTCAATAAGTTTCTGTTTGTCAAGGTCTTTACCGATGAAGGGATCACGGGTCTGGGCGAGTCTGGCGACTGGGGCTTTCTTCTGTCCTCGGGAGAGGTGATTGAGTCCTTTCGGGAATATCTGATTGGAAAGAACCCCATGGATATCGAGCACCACTGGGAGTATATGTACCGCTGCTTCCATTTCCGGGGTGCTGCAGTAATGGGAGCGCTGAGTGCCATTGATATCGCACTCTACGATATAAAAGGTAAGGCACTGGGAGTCCCTGTCTACCAGTTGCTGGGCGGAAAGTGCCGGGACAAGATCCGGGTCTACTCCCATGTCTCTGGAAAGAGCTTCGGGGAGCTACTGGACAACTGTCTGGCAGAAAAGGAAAAGGGATTTACCGCTGTCGGCCACCTGTCTCCCTTCCTGGACGAGCCCCGCTCCGAGCCGTACTTTGAAACCTATGCCTCTATGATCAGCGGCGGTGCGGAGCGGATCGGAAAGATCCGGGAAGCGCTGGGCAACGATGTGGACCTGTGCATCGAAAACCACCGGCGCATGAACCCCGCACAGGCCATTGCCCTGGCTCAGCAGCTGGAGCCCTTCCTGCCCATGTTCTATGAGGATCCGCTTATCCCTGACAACTTTGACGCGATGGCGCTGGTAGCCTCCAAGATCCGGATCCCTCTGGCCACCGGCGAGCGAATCCATACGCCTCAGGAATATGAGATGCTGGTGCGGCGCTGCGGTGTGGACTATCTGCGGGTCAGCATCGGACTCTGCGGCGGCTTTACCGGTGCAAAGAAAATTTCTGCCATTGCAGAGGCTAACCAGCTGGGGATCATTCCCCATAACCCGCTGAGTCCCGTGGCCACTGCCGCCTGCATTCAACTGGACGCCGCGACCCCCTGTTTCACCATTCAGGAGTACCCGGACCCCAACGATCAGGCGGCACACGCCCGGTTTGTCTATGATAAGACCAACGCATCCGTATTCCGCGCCTGCGATATCGTGAAGGAAATGCCGGTATGCGAGCAGGGCTTCCTGCTGGTCTCGGATAAGCCCGGTTTGGGTATTGAGTTGATCGACGACGCTGAGACCCGGTTCCCCTTCGAACGCAGAAAGGTGGTCACCCGGCTGTCCAGCGATGGAGCCGTTATGGATACCTGAGGTTGGGGAGGTATTCGTTTGGATAATACAAAGGTGCATGAGCTTTTCTCTAAATTTCCTAAGGTTTCCCTGGGATTTTACCCCACACCGCTGCACAAGCTGGAGACGCTTTCCCAGGAGACCGGCGTAAACCTGTACGTCAAGCGGGAGGATTTCAGCGGCGTCAGCCTGTTTGGCGGCAACAAGATCCGGAAGCTGGAGTATATTCTGGGCGCGGCGAAAGCGGCCGGGGCAGAATACGCATTCACCTACGGCGCAACTCAATCCAATCACGCCATGGAGACCGCCGGCGCCTGCTGCCGCTGCGGCGTGAAGCCGGTGCTCTTCCTTTACGCGCTGATCGATCCCAGTGAAGAGGACCTGCGGGGCAACATGCTGCTGGACCGGCTTTACGGCGCCGAGATCCATATTACCAGCCGCCGGGAGGGCGAGTCCGTAGAGGAACTGAAAAAACGAAACGCTGCCACAGGAGAAGCCTATCGGCAGTAGCTCATCCAACAGGGGCATATCTGCTGGGATATTCCTGTGGGCGGTGCGACGGAGCTTGGCTCAGTGGGCTTTGTGGAAGGATTCATAGAACTGGAGAGCCAGATGGCAGCCCTGGGGCTGCACGCCGATTACCTGTTCCACGCCACCGGTTCCGGCGGCACGCTGGCCGGACTTCAGGCTGCCCGCGCGCTTTTGGGTTCTGATACGGAGATTATCTCCATAAACGTCAATAAAAAAGGTCCCGATTATCCGGATGACATTGTTCGCCTGGCCAATGGCACCTTATCTCTGCTCGGTGCGCCGGATGGGCTTCGGGTACAGCGGGAGGACCTGCACATCGACCCTGGCTACTATCTGCCGGGATATGAGCAGCCCAACGAAGCATCCAACGAGGCGATCCGTATCCTGGCCAGAAAAGAGGGGCTGGTGGTGGACCCTGTTTACACCGGAAAGGGACTTGCCGGAATGCTGGACTATCTGCACACCGGAAAAATTCCAAAGGGCAGCACGGCAGTATTCCTCCACACCGGAGGCGCTGCGG
Protein-coding regions in this window:
- a CDS encoding tripartite tricarboxylate transporter permease, with amino-acid sequence MLNNIVAGLGALCSAPALIGILLGTIIGLMVGSLPGLNDSITMAVLMPMTFGMDTELAMGLLIGIYCASACGGSIPAILLKIPGTASASVTAFDGYPMAQQGRAGKALGIATMSSWVGGMVSAIVLLTLCPFLAQQSLRFGPPEYFMLTVLGFASVVGMAGENVGKSIIAIAFGLLIGCIGMDPQTGSARFTFGNMYLQDGISLVPMLIGLFGITSIMELFESFHGNEIIAALKEQKNKITKVELPNWKECRELLPTWAQSTVIGNIIGIIPGAGMIMAIFMAYNQAVTSNPDKKFGTGVPQGIAAPECANNSVVGSSMVPLLSLGIPGNSSSALFLSALTIQGLRTGPALFNNTPDVAYMIVLGFLLSNIIMLPLAIGYTSLFATAVLRMKREILSGIVIVLCVTGAFAVKNNIFNIYVIIAFGLIGYFFNKFHIPQSPLILASILGKMMESNWVQSMVFSHNNLAVFVTRPLSCALLVISLAFIVIPMIKSAKDKKKGVAKA
- a CDS encoding M20 metallopeptidase family protein — encoded protein: MEAEKIRELSLACQTEVLALRKYFHCAPELSAREQSTMAAIAAQLQKSDIPFTVIPDGGILAHLDWADANAPDAPHVLLRADCDALPIQESETNGTFSRAYQSAVPGVSHMCGHDAHMAMLLGAAGVLKQLRQGDATLRGRVYLLFERGEEGGCNYYYILKYIQSKKIRIDSCVGLHVAPDLPTGSIWLEEGPGHAGNVNFEIALTGTGGHGSRPDLANNPLDCFVAIANDLNTFRMKCIPPQDILTVNIGSVHCGAKRNIVPQRLEFKGTCRFYNSKSGSRFKKKLRQIITANADLYGCQAEFGVFTGPSMAQLNHREAAALARSAFREVFPEITQIAEKEPEMSSESFGVLCSYYPGMMGLLGTGCPEKGTTQGLHNPQFDLDTDALPYGVAAYAAYAMKYLEENPQFSFQPFPGDIDEMMAYTDRPVPPRLDPEM
- a CDS encoding pyridoxal phosphate-dependent aminotransferase, coding for MDYVTLASHAIRQYAPDQIFTASQRAKADAAALGEDAVINATLGECLDDDGKLMVLPTVERMIRQMPVEDICSYAPIAGIKGFNEAVQISLFGKCLDRFYVESVATPGGCGALRHAIWNFLNFGDALLTTNWIWGPYKNICEEHGRRMVTFDMFNRENTFNLEGMDRAIGEILAVQEQLLMILNTPANNPTGYSMTKQEMEQTVAILKKHAAANPDKNLTFCLDVSYIDFAGSFEESREIFDAIFDMPANTMTLLIFSMSKSYTMCGMRCGALVCLGSTAESAAVFKQAMSYSSRSTWSNAIHMAQKILVDINLNPEIRERVSQERAVFRNTITNRGRTFCAAAKEASLEICPYQYGYFVAIPCKNPVETARILMDQHIYVVPQAQGLRFSPCTVTTEKCRKAPAFIKAAMEQTQ
- a CDS encoding mandelate racemase/muconate lactonizing enzyme family protein, which codes for MKITDVKVIPVNKFLFVKVFTDEGITGLGESGDWGFLLSSGEVIESFREYLIGKNPMDIEHHWEYMYRCFHFRGAAVMGALSAIDIALYDIKGKALGVPVYQLLGGKCRDKIRVYSHVSGKSFGELLDNCLAEKEKGFTAVGHLSPFLDEPRSEPYFETYASMISGGAERIGKIREALGNDVDLCIENHRRMNPAQAIALAQQLEPFLPMFYEDPLIPDNFDAMALVASKIRIPLATGERIHTPQEYEMLVRRCGVDYLRVSIGLCGGFTGAKKISAIAEANQLGIIPHNPLSPVATAACIQLDAATPCFTIQEYPDPNDQAAHARFVYDKTNASVFRACDIVKEMPVCEQGFLLVSDKPGLGIELIDDAETRFPFERRKVVTRLSSDGAVMDT